In Paenibacillus guangzhouensis, a single window of DNA contains:
- a CDS encoding glycoside hydrolase family 3 C-terminal domain-containing protein, with the protein MRRDISTLIEQMTLEEKAGLCSGLNFWHTKAVERLGIPSIMVTDGPHGLRKQDGNSDHLGLLNSVPATCFPSAAGMACSWDRDLIYQVGVALGEECQAENVGVLLGPGVNLKRSPLCGRNFEYFSEDPYLTSEMATQHILGVQSQGVGTSLKHFAVNNQEHRRMSVNAVVDERTMREIYLTCFETPVKKGKPWTVMCAYNQVNGEFASQNEYLLTDILKKEWGHDGFVVSDWGAVVDRVKGLAAGLELEMPSTNGYSDRKIVQAVQNGELAEEVLNDAVGRLLDVIFRAVDNAKPNATVDLEAHHRLAMEVAQESMVLLKNEGGILPLPTERKIALIGAFAQNPRYQGGGSSHINPTKLDNVYEEMCKVAGMGDVQITYAPGYSLEHDDIDDAAVQQAMNEAAAADVAVVLAGLPDRYESEGYDRKHLRIPANQQQLIEAIAEVQPNIVVVLMNGSAIEMPWIQSVKAVLEGHLGGQALGSAIANLLFGRVNPSGKLAETFPMKLAHNPSYLNFPGEGDTVEYKEGLFVGYRYYDTKQIAPLFPFGYGLSYTTFEYTNLTVNHTALTDQDTVTVQVHVKNTGTMAGKEIIQLYVRDVESKVIRPEKELKGFVKVDLQPGEEKVVSFSLDRRAFAYYNVELKDWHVETGDFDILIGKSSRQIELEQRIHIESTVQVQRIFTRNSTFGDILRDPYGAQIAEPLLRKFREQSGLGDGLEQDAPEMMLAMMNDMPIRSLLAFAQGAFTDEMLEGLLMQLNASRVHAS; encoded by the coding sequence ATGCGTAGAGACATTTCTACACTCATCGAACAAATGACATTGGAAGAGAAGGCGGGGTTATGCTCAGGGTTAAATTTCTGGCATACAAAAGCTGTTGAGCGTCTAGGAATCCCATCGATTATGGTCACGGATGGACCGCATGGTCTTCGCAAACAGGATGGGAATAGTGATCATCTGGGTCTCCTGAATAGTGTTCCTGCAACTTGCTTCCCTTCGGCAGCGGGTATGGCCTGTTCCTGGGATCGTGACTTGATCTACCAAGTCGGAGTCGCACTTGGTGAGGAATGTCAGGCGGAGAATGTTGGGGTATTGTTAGGCCCTGGTGTAAACTTGAAGCGCTCGCCGCTCTGTGGACGGAATTTCGAATATTTCTCAGAAGATCCATATCTCACATCGGAAATGGCAACGCAGCATATCCTTGGGGTACAAAGTCAAGGCGTAGGAACGTCCCTGAAGCATTTTGCCGTCAATAATCAAGAGCATCGCCGGATGTCGGTCAATGCGGTGGTCGATGAGCGTACGATGCGCGAAATATATTTAACCTGCTTCGAGACACCTGTCAAGAAAGGCAAACCTTGGACCGTGATGTGCGCATACAACCAAGTGAACGGTGAGTTCGCGTCACAGAACGAATACCTACTGACGGATATTCTGAAGAAGGAATGGGGCCACGATGGTTTCGTCGTCTCGGACTGGGGCGCTGTCGTCGATCGCGTAAAAGGCTTGGCCGCGGGGCTTGAACTGGAAATGCCGTCGACGAACGGTTATTCGGACCGTAAGATCGTGCAAGCCGTTCAGAATGGAGAACTTGCGGAAGAGGTCCTCAATGACGCAGTGGGGAGATTGTTAGATGTTATATTCAGAGCTGTGGACAACGCGAAGCCGAATGCAACGGTGGATTTAGAAGCACATCACCGCTTAGCGATGGAGGTTGCACAAGAAAGTATGGTGCTATTGAAGAATGAAGGGGGAATTCTCCCGCTTCCAACGGAACGTAAAATCGCTTTGATTGGGGCTTTCGCACAAAATCCACGCTATCAAGGCGGTGGCAGCTCCCATATTAATCCAACGAAGCTCGACAACGTCTATGAAGAAATGTGCAAAGTTGCGGGTATGGGGGATGTGCAGATCACTTATGCGCCCGGTTATAGCTTAGAACATGATGATATCGATGATGCGGCAGTTCAGCAAGCGATGAACGAAGCGGCGGCGGCCGATGTCGCGGTCGTACTCGCAGGATTACCGGATCGATATGAGTCAGAGGGATATGATCGCAAGCATCTTCGAATCCCAGCCAACCAACAGCAGCTGATTGAAGCGATTGCTGAGGTACAGCCGAATATTGTCGTGGTGCTAATGAATGGATCTGCGATTGAAATGCCTTGGATCCAATCTGTCAAAGCTGTCCTTGAAGGTCACTTAGGCGGCCAAGCGCTCGGCAGTGCGATTGCGAACCTGCTTTTCGGACGCGTGAATCCATCAGGCAAGCTAGCGGAGACGTTCCCGATGAAGCTTGCACATAATCCATCCTATTTGAACTTCCCGGGAGAAGGCGATACCGTGGAATACAAAGAAGGGCTCTTCGTCGGTTACCGCTACTATGACACGAAGCAAATTGCGCCGCTGTTCCCGTTCGGGTATGGCCTAAGTTACACAACATTCGAATATACGAACCTGACGGTGAATCATACGGCGCTAACGGATCAAGACACAGTGACGGTCCAAGTCCATGTGAAGAATACTGGAACCATGGCGGGCAAAGAGATTATCCAGCTCTATGTACGCGACGTGGAGTCGAAGGTGATTCGTCCAGAGAAGGAATTGAAAGGGTTCGTGAAGGTTGATCTTCAGCCGGGCGAAGAGAAGGTCGTGAGCTTCTCACTTGATCGCCGTGCATTTGCATATTACAACGTGGAGTTAAAGGATTGGCATGTGGAGACCGGAGATTTCGATATTTTGATCGGGAAATCATCGCGGCAGATCGAGCTTGAGCAGCGAATTCACATCGAATCTACGGTACAAGTGCAGCGCATCTTTACGCGGAATTCAACATTTGGTGATATCTTGCGAGATCCTTATGGTGCGCAGATCGCAGAGCCATTGCTTCGGAAATTCCGGGAGCAATCGGGACTTGGCGATGGGCTTGAACAAGATGCGCCGGAAATGATGCTGGCGATGATGAATGACATGCCCATCCGATCTTTGCTCGCCTTTGCGCAAGGCGCGTTCACAGACGAGATGCTCGAGGGGCTGCTGATGCAATTAAATGCATCCCGTGTCCATGCTTCATAG
- a CDS encoding glutathione peroxidase, with product MVTSIYDYSAARITGEEQSLSDYSGKVLLIVNTASKCGFTPQYEGLESLYRTYHDQGFEVLGFPTNQFMSQEPGTNEEIESFCQLNYGVTFPMFAKIHVNGGSTHPLYKFLKKEAKGVLINEIKWNFTKFLVDRKGQVVRRYAPTVEPKHIEEDIQALLSQ from the coding sequence ATGGTGACCTCGATCTATGATTATTCTGCAGCACGGATTACAGGAGAAGAACAATCATTGTCTGACTACAGCGGGAAGGTTCTGCTTATTGTGAATACGGCGAGCAAGTGTGGATTCACACCGCAGTATGAAGGGCTGGAGTCATTATACCGGACTTATCACGACCAAGGGTTCGAAGTGTTAGGCTTTCCGACCAATCAATTCATGTCGCAAGAGCCAGGGACCAATGAGGAAATCGAATCGTTCTGTCAATTGAATTATGGTGTTACATTTCCCATGTTCGCCAAAATTCATGTGAATGGCGGTTCCACGCATCCGTTATACAAATTCCTGAAAAAGGAAGCGAAAGGTGTCCTTATTAACGAGATCAAATGGAACTTTACGAAATTTCTCGTTGACCGAAAAGGGCAAGTTGTTCGCCGATATGCGCCAACGGTAGAACCGAAACATATCGAAGAAGATATTCAGGCATTGTTATCACAATAG
- a CDS encoding DUF3951 domain-containing protein, which translates to MDNVTPFIILSLILPIFVLLGIISVKMIRRKELPSNQYTPFDYIMGQSAVEFHVEKEEHEEQDDQGDDKNKNTRR; encoded by the coding sequence ATGGACAATGTTACCCCATTCATTATATTGTCGCTCATCCTCCCGATTTTTGTATTACTAGGCATCATATCGGTGAAGATGATTCGACGTAAGGAACTACCGAGCAATCAGTACACCCCGTTCGATTATATTATGGGGCAATCGGCGGTTGAATTCCATGTCGAGAAGGAAGAACATGAAGAACAGGATGATCAAGGTGATGATAAGAACAAGAACACACGCCGTTGA
- a CDS encoding TetR/AcrR family transcriptional regulator, translating into MMTLNVSKRSNRQKAVEAAAELFLHKGYHDSSMDEVVAISGVSKSNIYYHFKSKEELTLEVIAWRISRYERLIDELNALQLGVANKIDILFEKLYREINERNCVGGNPFISLWNQVSMDARLIRTQIHEFFEQKSQVFRSLIEQGVEEGTWSAHLPIESTTVLLVSSLEGALVLAEVHHDATVLLEVKSAFLQIMHGYNRKVDGA; encoded by the coding sequence ATGATGACATTAAATGTTTCCAAACGATCCAACCGTCAGAAAGCAGTGGAAGCTGCGGCCGAATTGTTCTTGCACAAAGGGTATCATGATTCGAGTATGGATGAGGTCGTCGCGATCAGCGGTGTGTCCAAGTCTAATATTTATTATCATTTTAAGAGCAAGGAGGAATTGACGTTAGAGGTTATTGCTTGGCGCATTTCAAGATATGAACGGCTGATCGATGAACTGAATGCGCTGCAGCTAGGGGTTGCGAATAAGATTGATATCTTGTTCGAGAAGTTGTATCGCGAAATCAACGAACGGAATTGTGTTGGGGGGAACCCGTTCATATCGCTATGGAATCAAGTATCGATGGATGCACGATTAATTCGAACACAAATTCATGAGTTTTTTGAACAGAAATCACAGGTATTCCGATCTCTGATTGAACAAGGGGTGGAAGAGGGAACCTGGTCGGCCCATCTTCCGATTGAATCAACGACGGTGCTGCTAGTCTCTTCGCTGGAAGGTGCTCTCGTGTTAGCAGAGGTACATCACGACGCAACGGTGCTGCTGGAAGTGAAGAGTGCGTTCTTACAGATCATGCACGGTTATAATCGAAAAGTAGATGGAGCCTAA
- a CDS encoding MOSC domain-containing protein gives MMVYELLSLNVGRPAQMPGQKREVISAINKAPVQERIYLSKVNFKGDEQADLVHHGGEDKAVCVYSYDHYPYWESILAVKLAYGAFGENLTVQGMRETDICIGDIFQLDEAVVQVSQPRQPCHKLAAKHGIADLAVQVQNTGFTGFYFRVLQEGWVSPQSTLERIQQDPGGVTLEAANQIMHHDKNNREGIERILAIPALSASWRTTLGKRLNVKS, from the coding sequence ATGATGGTATACGAACTGCTGTCGCTCAATGTAGGCAGACCAGCTCAGATGCCGGGCCAGAAACGAGAGGTCATCTCAGCAATCAATAAGGCGCCCGTACAGGAGCGGATCTATTTATCCAAAGTGAATTTTAAGGGAGATGAACAAGCCGACTTGGTGCATCATGGCGGTGAAGATAAGGCCGTCTGCGTCTATTCGTATGATCATTATCCGTATTGGGAATCCATCTTAGCCGTCAAACTTGCTTATGGCGCGTTCGGGGAGAACTTGACCGTGCAGGGGATGCGCGAGACGGACATTTGCATCGGTGATATCTTCCAGTTAGATGAGGCTGTAGTGCAAGTCAGTCAGCCACGCCAACCCTGTCATAAGCTAGCGGCAAAGCACGGTATTGCAGACCTCGCTGTACAGGTTCAAAATACAGGGTTTACTGGATTCTATTTCCGGGTGCTACAGGAGGGCTGGGTATCGCCTCAGTCCACACTTGAACGGATACAGCAAGATCCGGGTGGAGTTACGCTGGAAGCAGCAAATCAGATCATGCATCACGACAAGAACAACCGTGAAGGGATTGAGCGAATTCTTGCGATCCCCGCCTTGTCTGCAAGCTGGCGCACGACATTAGGCAAACGATTGAATGTAAAATCTTAG
- a CDS encoding Gfo/Idh/MocA family protein, translating into MTFRIGIIGLGDIAQKVYLPLLSVHIEVEIAGVMSTTQGTVDRVMHQYRLPFGTTRLEELLDRSLDAVFIHSPTESHYELVTACLDRGIAVYVDKPLSYKLDESIAMAARAEEKAVLLAVGFNRRFAPQYMDAKQWLEEQGGIEYLAVQKHRTRMQSHDAKMTVYDDLIHILDMMLWLGGEKYKLGTKSLYTNDEGQMLRASGMLHYDHADAAYSMVRLAGADLEKLELHGHGRSAEITNMEQAMFAQKGKAPTHHTFGSWDTVLRRRGFEGIVYHFLSSLKRPEQCSVRADQVLESHRLAEQISTFR; encoded by the coding sequence ATGACATTTCGTATTGGTATCATTGGATTAGGAGACATTGCACAAAAGGTATATTTGCCGCTGCTATCTGTCCATATAGAAGTGGAGATTGCGGGTGTGATGAGTACGACGCAAGGAACAGTTGATCGGGTGATGCATCAGTATCGCTTGCCTTTCGGCACAACCAGGCTTGAAGAGCTACTGGATCGCAGCTTGGATGCGGTCTTCATTCATAGTCCGACAGAATCGCATTATGAGCTCGTAACGGCATGTTTGGATCGAGGGATTGCGGTATATGTCGATAAGCCGTTATCTTACAAACTAGATGAGTCGATTGCGATGGCTGCTCGTGCAGAGGAGAAAGCCGTATTACTTGCTGTAGGGTTCAATCGCAGATTTGCGCCGCAGTATATGGATGCGAAGCAGTGGCTCGAGGAACAAGGGGGAATCGAATATCTCGCTGTTCAGAAGCATCGAACACGCATGCAGTCGCACGATGCGAAGATGACGGTGTACGATGACTTGATTCATATTTTAGATATGATGCTATGGCTTGGCGGCGAGAAGTATAAGCTTGGCACCAAGTCGCTCTACACGAATGATGAAGGACAAATGCTCCGAGCTTCGGGGATGCTTCATTATGATCATGCGGATGCTGCTTACAGTATGGTTCGGCTCGCTGGCGCTGATCTCGAGAAGCTCGAGCTTCACGGGCATGGACGCTCCGCGGAAATCACGAATATGGAGCAAGCGATGTTCGCCCAGAAAGGGAAGGCACCAACCCACCATACCTTTGGTAGCTGGGATACGGTGCTCCGGCGCAGGGGATTTGAAGGGATCGTGTATCATTTCCTATCGAGCTTGAAGCGCCCAGAACAATGCAGTGTTCGCGCAGACCAGGTCTTGGAGAGTCATCGCTTGGCAGAGCAGATTAGTACATTTCGATAA
- the xerS gene encoding tyrosine recombinase XerS gives MNIQKLKDRQDLDQKVHRFPWYVQQFIDYKLPDLSPSTLLEYTRDYEIFFSWLMAEGLTTAQEMKDISLTDLEVLHMESIVNYRIFLSTFKENANAKITISRKLSSLRSLFHYLSQIAEDEQFYPLLKRNIMAKVEIKRIHKPKDTASKLKGKLLEDHELNAFIHYIQEGYGQDVATNKQALYAYELNKQRDACIASLILNSGLRVSEVVNLNIEDVDLANKLVYVYRKGNHDETFKAPVYFREEAKGDLIAYLEMRPVRYSAPRKEKAMFLAIPNGQQEGKRMTKRAMQEMIIKYAKRFGKPYLTIHKLRHSFATDYYLQNDIYKTKEQLGHASTETTEVYAHLTDKTMSDAIERRIT, from the coding sequence TTGAACATCCAGAAGTTGAAAGACCGACAAGATCTGGACCAGAAGGTGCACCGATTCCCATGGTACGTTCAGCAGTTTATCGATTATAAGCTGCCGGACCTGTCGCCATCCACACTTTTGGAATATACCCGTGACTATGAGATATTCTTCTCATGGCTTATGGCTGAAGGACTTACAACAGCGCAAGAAATGAAAGATATATCCTTAACAGACCTTGAAGTGTTACATATGGAATCCATTGTGAACTATCGCATCTTCCTATCGACCTTCAAGGAAAATGCAAATGCGAAGATTACGATATCGAGAAAACTATCATCCCTTCGTTCATTATTCCATTATCTGAGCCAAATTGCAGAGGATGAGCAGTTCTATCCGTTGTTGAAGCGTAATATTATGGCCAAAGTAGAAATCAAACGGATCCATAAACCAAAGGATACCGCATCAAAGCTCAAAGGGAAGCTGCTCGAGGATCATGAGCTGAATGCGTTCATTCACTATATCCAAGAAGGGTATGGACAGGATGTTGCGACGAACAAGCAAGCACTATACGCGTATGAACTGAACAAACAGCGGGATGCATGCATCGCCAGTCTGATTCTGAACTCGGGACTTCGGGTATCCGAGGTCGTGAACTTAAATATTGAAGATGTTGATCTGGCGAACAAACTTGTCTATGTCTACCGTAAAGGGAACCACGACGAGACCTTCAAAGCGCCCGTCTATTTCCGTGAGGAAGCCAAAGGCGATCTTATTGCCTATCTGGAGATGCGTCCCGTACGTTACAGCGCACCGCGCAAGGAGAAGGCCATGTTTCTCGCGATCCCGAACGGACAGCAGGAAGGCAAACGCATGACCAAACGAGCGATGCAAGAAATGATTATCAAGTATGCTAAGCGGTTCGGAAAACCTTACTTGACGATCCATAAGCTTCGCCACTCTTTTGCCACCGATTATTATTTACAGAATGATATTTACAAAACAAAGGAGCAGCTTGGACACGCCTCCACAGAGACTACCGAAGTCTATGCGCATCTCACCGATAAGACGATGTCGGATGCCATTGAACGTCGAATTACATAA
- a CDS encoding DUF4247 domain-containing protein, whose product MSKWLQYIIKSVLVVALMASVLTGCGSPNVSDTYPLESVNKSGSETSYIYRAEGKTVPVVAAELTDQQKPEQTSKEDPDHMFLVYSDKWIHVMKDEKKPEDSLIEVDSKEYVQRNYNPSFLEAYLIGSLVSDLFDSFGGKKYGNYRGYTSYEKYKPNTQYHKPSTSEKKAIPPMTVERKGSIFKRGSSSSSSSKSDDSGGFFSKKKSSGSISKNKSSGSGSFFSPSKSKAPKTKSGTGKIFKRGRR is encoded by the coding sequence GTGTCGAAGTGGCTGCAGTATATCATCAAAAGTGTACTCGTCGTTGCGTTAATGGCTTCGGTTCTTACGGGATGTGGTTCTCCGAATGTGAGCGATACGTATCCGCTTGAGTCCGTGAATAAATCGGGCTCCGAGACCTCGTATATCTATCGTGCAGAAGGGAAGACCGTTCCGGTCGTAGCGGCGGAGCTGACGGATCAGCAGAAGCCGGAGCAGACATCGAAGGAAGATCCGGATCATATGTTCCTTGTCTATTCCGACAAGTGGATTCATGTGATGAAGGATGAGAAGAAACCTGAGGATTCGCTCATTGAGGTGGATTCGAAAGAGTATGTCCAGCGCAATTATAATCCGAGCTTCTTGGAAGCTTATCTTATAGGCAGTCTTGTAAGCGATCTATTTGATTCTTTCGGCGGCAAGAAATATGGGAACTACCGCGGCTATACGAGTTATGAGAAGTATAAGCCGAATACGCAATACCATAAGCCTAGCACGAGTGAGAAAAAAGCAATTCCTCCGATGACTGTAGAGCGGAAAGGCTCGATCTTCAAACGAGGAAGCTCAAGCAGCAGCTCATCGAAATCGGATGATTCCGGCGGATTCTTCAGCAAGAAGAAATCTTCTGGCAGTATATCCAAAAATAAGAGCAGCGGTTCGGGCTCATTCTTCTCCCCATCGAAATCAAAGGCGCCGAAGACGAAGTCAGGTACAGGCAAGATCTTCAAGCGAGGCAGGCGATAA
- a CDS encoding DUF4178 domain-containing protein, protein MSIFNRIKNILAKPEPPKAQRSILQLGPGDAVEVSLVTYQITGRTNNRQRNAVVLTLQDGNTIRYLHIEEREQVVYALYEPIDGRLDEPDEVPTTIEMEDRTYYMEEQYSGMVLVTGKTPFMQAGEQYVWQYQSDDYKLLRIEWQNGRFMLYEGEKVIPGDVQVLRGT, encoded by the coding sequence ATGAGTATATTCAATCGGATCAAGAACATACTAGCGAAGCCTGAGCCGCCCAAAGCGCAGCGAAGTATCCTTCAGCTGGGGCCTGGAGATGCAGTTGAAGTATCCTTGGTTACGTATCAGATTACAGGAAGAACGAATAACCGGCAGCGAAATGCCGTCGTCTTGACCTTGCAGGATGGGAATACCATTCGTTACCTCCATATTGAGGAGCGCGAGCAAGTCGTCTATGCATTATACGAGCCAATTGATGGCCGACTCGATGAGCCGGATGAAGTTCCGACCACGATCGAAATGGAAGATCGTACTTATTATATGGAAGAGCAGTATTCCGGCATGGTGCTCGTAACAGGCAAGACACCGTTCATGCAAGCGGGAGAGCAATATGTGTGGCAGTATCAATCGGATGATTATAAACTGCTGCGTATCGAATGGCAGAACGGTCGTTTCATGTTGTATGAGGGTGAGAAAGTGATCCCTGGCGATGTTCAGGTTCTGAGAGGAACGTAA
- a CDS encoding DUF350 domain-containing protein gives MAIQDILRILVWTGMGTVLLCVIMFVDSLFTPYKDMEEMKKGNTAVTTRFVMKLLAQGYILSSSIAKTDSLWDGLVISVVSFIILLVLEWLVRLVLRGSFGLKLDEGTKEGFMPHALFAGSLHIVGALIISACL, from the coding sequence ATCGCAATTCAGGATATTCTGCGAATTCTTGTCTGGACGGGAATGGGCACCGTATTGCTCTGTGTCATCATGTTCGTGGACTCACTTTTTACACCGTATAAAGATATGGAAGAGATGAAGAAGGGGAATACAGCTGTCACCACCCGTTTCGTCATGAAGCTGTTAGCGCAAGGGTATATCCTGTCCTCATCCATCGCAAAGACAGACAGTCTCTGGGACGGGCTTGTCATATCGGTTGTATCCTTTATCATCCTGCTCGTACTCGAATGGCTCGTTCGCTTGGTATTGCGCGGAAGCTTCGGTCTGAAGCTGGATGAAGGCACGAAGGAAGGATTCATGCCGCATGCATTATTCGCAGGTTCCTTGCATATTGTGGGAGCGTTGATCATCTCTGCTTGTCTATAA
- a CDS encoding PspA/IM30 family protein produces MSIFKRLRDLTLSNVYALIEKAEDPVKLTDQYIRDMTEDLEDAEKAVAQQIAIEKKFKQQYEEQVALVKKREEQAHMAAQAQNIDLARRALEEKRSAEQKMDEFKIGYDQNKAAADNLRGKLDEMRKQLTEMKNKRETLIARYNAAKAQNEINKAMTGFGSDTAAAGLKRMEEKMLQMEAQAEASNEMASKGKSLDDEFAALNKDKAVDDELAALMKQYENK; encoded by the coding sequence ATGTCTATTTTCAAAAGATTACGCGACCTTACCCTATCGAATGTCTATGCTCTCATTGAGAAAGCTGAAGATCCAGTAAAATTGACGGATCAATATATTCGCGATATGACAGAGGATCTGGAAGATGCAGAGAAGGCTGTTGCACAGCAAATCGCAATTGAGAAGAAATTCAAACAGCAATATGAAGAGCAAGTCGCGCTCGTGAAGAAGCGTGAAGAACAAGCGCACATGGCAGCACAAGCACAGAACATTGATCTTGCTCGCCGTGCACTGGAAGAGAAGAGATCTGCTGAGCAGAAAATGGATGAATTCAAGATTGGGTATGATCAGAATAAAGCGGCAGCGGATAACCTTCGCGGCAAGCTGGACGAAATGCGTAAGCAATTAACCGAAATGAAGAATAAACGCGAGACGTTGATTGCTCGTTACAATGCGGCAAAAGCACAAAATGAAATCAACAAAGCGATGACAGGGTTCGGTTCGGATACAGCAGCAGCGGGCCTCAAACGAATGGAAGAGAAAATGCTTCAAATGGAAGCCCAAGCTGAAGCAAGCAACGAAATGGCTTCCAAAGGCAAATCGCTCGATGATGAATTCGCAGCTTTGAACAAAGATAAAGCGGTTGATGATGAGCTTGCAGCCTTGATGAAACAATACGAAAATAAATAA
- a CDS encoding dihydroorotate dehydrogenase — protein sequence MQNMACKVAGVHFKNPIVMASGTFGFGKEYAKLYDINRLGGISGKGLTLAPKAGNPGVRVWETPSGMLNSVGLENPGIEYFLKEETPYWETLDTARIVNLGGGCIEDYRIGAELITAHEKRLREGGRCSIDIIELNISCPNVKEGGIAYGVQTETARAVVREVRQATSLPLVVKLSPNAENIVEMAYMCEVEGADGISLINTISGMKIDTRLRKSVFHNLYAGLSGPAIKPIALRMVHQVAQHVKIPIMGMGGITTANDVIEFIMAGASVIQIGTYNFMNPRAGEQMADGILKWMEQEKIVSMDEIRGIL from the coding sequence ATGCAGAACATGGCGTGTAAGGTTGCAGGCGTACATTTTAAAAATCCAATCGTAATGGCGTCAGGGACATTTGGGTTCGGCAAAGAATATGCGAAGCTCTATGATATTAATCGTCTAGGCGGGATATCCGGCAAAGGATTAACCCTCGCGCCAAAGGCAGGGAATCCCGGCGTACGAGTATGGGAGACCCCATCCGGCATGCTGAATAGCGTAGGACTTGAGAACCCGGGGATTGAATATTTCCTAAAGGAAGAAACGCCATACTGGGAGACGCTGGATACGGCAAGGATCGTGAATCTGGGCGGCGGCTGCATAGAGGATTACCGGATTGGTGCAGAACTAATTACAGCCCACGAGAAAAGGCTGAGAGAGGGAGGACGCTGTTCCATCGATATCATAGAACTCAATATCTCTTGCCCGAATGTGAAGGAAGGCGGGATTGCGTATGGCGTTCAGACGGAGACTGCGAGAGCGGTTGTACGCGAAGTTCGTCAGGCGACATCACTTCCACTCGTCGTCAAGTTGTCACCGAATGCGGAGAATATTGTTGAAATGGCCTACATGTGCGAGGTAGAAGGGGCGGATGGCATATCGCTCATTAACACGATATCGGGGATGAAGATCGATACACGGCTGCGCAAGAGCGTCTTCCACAATCTCTATGCCGGATTATCCGGGCCTGCGATTAAGCCGATCGCACTGCGCATGGTGCACCAAGTGGCACAGCATGTGAAGATTCCCATTATGGGGATGGGTGGAATCACAACAGCCAATGATGTCATCGAGTTCATTATGGCAGGAGCGTCCGTGATTCAGATCGGAACGTATAATTTCATGAACCCGCGTGCTGGAGAGCAGATGGCGGATGGCATTCTGAAATGGATGGAGCAGGAGAAGATCGTTTCGATGGATGAGATACGCGGGATCTTGTAG
- a CDS encoding dihydroorotate dehydrogenase electron transfer subunit, translated as MNTVKSNVKIAKDVYLMKIEGHFEGRMGQFYMLRAWSDYPVLSRPISIYDIGVQEISFLYHVVGEGTERFKQLEAGDPIQLEGPYGNGFPVVQGKVALVGGGIGIAPLYFAAKQLQQPDIYLGFSRESYLVDEFRPFAGEVVCDVGGIIVNQIDYTRYDAVITCGPHVMMKALTERARGSGAKVYVSLEKRMACGIGACLVCSVICQGGNRKACVDGPVFAAEEVRFDAEHGV; from the coding sequence GTGAATACCGTTAAATCCAATGTGAAGATCGCAAAAGACGTATACCTGATGAAAATTGAAGGACATTTTGAGGGCCGAATGGGGCAGTTCTACATGCTTCGGGCATGGTCAGATTATCCCGTGTTATCCAGGCCGATCAGCATATATGATATCGGTGTGCAAGAGATCAGCTTCTTATATCATGTAGTTGGGGAAGGGACAGAACGTTTCAAGCAGCTTGAAGCGGGCGATCCGATCCAACTGGAAGGACCTTATGGGAACGGCTTCCCTGTAGTGCAAGGCAAGGTAGCGCTAGTCGGCGGGGGAATTGGGATCGCCCCGCTATACTTCGCAGCGAAGCAGCTGCAGCAACCGGACATTTATCTAGGATTCAGCCGAGAATCATATCTTGTCGATGAGTTTAGACCTTTCGCAGGCGAAGTCGTCTGTGATGTAGGCGGAATCATTGTCAATCAGATCGATTATACGAGGTATGACGCTGTGATCACGTGCGGACCGCATGTCATGATGAAAGCATTAACGGAACGTGCGCGTGGATCAGGGGCCAAAGTCTATGTCTCACTTGAGAAACGTATGGCGTGCGGCATTGGAGCATGTCTCGTATGCAGTGTCATTTGCCAAGGTGGTAACCGAAAAGCTTGTGTGGATGGTCCGGTATTCGCAGCGGAGGAGGTTCGATTTGATGCAGAACATGGCGTGTAA